A genomic stretch from Telmatocola sphagniphila includes:
- a CDS encoding efflux RND transporter periplasmic adaptor subunit, whose protein sequence is MSSRMMPKLPIYRIFAIALVILPFGCTQKPAGQQGAPPPPLVTVSKPVLFPVQSFNEYNGYLEAIESVEIRARVKGVLMEVYFKEGAEVSTGDKLYLIDQREYKASLAKSEADISKSVADIANAKAQIVAAQADYDRTSKLMSGGAISKSDVDKSLATLDSNKAQLDSAIASKAAAEASRDTAKLQLEYTLIKSPINGRISRTLVTAGNLVGQTDATLLTSIVSLDPLYVYFDAPERDFIEYQKGLQEQVAANPNTTKFPVEVGLASEDGFPHAGIIDFQENRVDTGTGTIRIRGKLQNPFVKPRNIRLLYPGLFVRVRVPIGSKKEQLVIPEDALMTGQEGKFVYVVDKDNMVQKRTVTLGTGVWRAKEAGSTAPTEWVLHQSNPKPAGPPPEGAAPPPAAKGPPPEPAPTTVSARSIVAITKGLAAGDVVIVKGLQKARPGAPVTPDIWDLRPPTK, encoded by the coding sequence ATGTCTTCTCGAATGATGCCTAAGCTTCCGATTTACCGAATTTTTGCGATCGCCCTGGTGATCCTACCCTTCGGCTGTACGCAGAAACCGGCCGGTCAGCAAGGCGCCCCTCCTCCGCCACTGGTAACGGTCTCGAAGCCGGTGCTGTTTCCGGTTCAAAGTTTCAACGAATACAACGGCTACCTCGAAGCCATCGAAAGCGTGGAGATTCGCGCCCGGGTGAAGGGCGTCCTGATGGAGGTCTACTTCAAGGAAGGGGCGGAAGTCTCGACGGGGGACAAGCTCTACCTCATCGATCAGCGGGAATACAAGGCGTCTCTGGCGAAAAGTGAAGCGGACATTTCTAAATCCGTGGCCGATATTGCCAATGCCAAAGCCCAAATTGTGGCCGCGCAGGCGGATTACGACCGAACCAGTAAACTCATGAGCGGTGGGGCAATTTCCAAGAGCGATGTCGATAAATCCCTGGCCACTCTCGATTCCAACAAAGCGCAACTCGATTCCGCCATAGCATCGAAAGCGGCCGCGGAAGCTTCCCGGGATACGGCCAAGCTGCAACTCGAGTACACACTGATCAAGTCTCCGATTAACGGGCGGATCAGCCGAACGTTGGTCACGGCCGGAAACCTGGTTGGCCAGACCGATGCCACGCTTCTGACAAGTATTGTCAGTCTCGACCCGTTGTATGTGTACTTCGATGCTCCGGAGCGAGATTTCATCGAGTATCAGAAGGGATTGCAGGAGCAGGTCGCCGCAAACCCGAACACCACCAAATTTCCGGTGGAGGTGGGCCTGGCCTCGGAAGATGGCTTTCCTCATGCGGGTATTATTGATTTCCAGGAAAACCGCGTGGATACCGGGACGGGAACCATTCGCATTCGCGGTAAACTTCAAAATCCCTTTGTGAAACCGCGAAATATCCGATTGCTCTATCCCGGTCTATTCGTTCGCGTTCGCGTCCCCATCGGATCCAAGAAGGAACAACTGGTCATTCCCGAAGATGCGTTGATGACGGGGCAGGAAGGCAAATTTGTCTACGTGGTGGACAAAGACAATATGGTTCAGAAACGCACGGTCACATTGGGTACGGGTGTTTGGCGTGCCAAAGAAGCCGGTTCGACCGCTCCCACCGAATGGGTTCTTCATCAGTCGAATCCAAAACCCGCCGGACCGCCGCCGGAAGGCGCCGCCCCGCCGCCCGCAGCCAAAGGACCGCCGCCGGAACCGGCTCCCACGACCGTTTCGGCCCGTTCCATTGTTGCAATTACCAAGGGTTTGGCTGCGGGCGATGTGGTTATTGTTAAAGGACTTCAAAAAGCTCGTCCCGGAGCCCCGGTGACGCCGGACATTTGGGATCTCAGACCACCCACGAAATAA
- a CDS encoding TetR/AcrR family transcriptional regulator — translation MKQLSARRGRPKDSALIERRRDSILAAASRIFAAKGYPDTDIQEIADRSGVAKGTVYLYFSSKEELFLATVDRAMRSLSERISAATEAIEDPIDRLEMGVKTYFAHFRENPAHAELLIIERAEYRDRKTPTYIEHKRVNCTRWEPIYESLIEMGRIRQMPVDRIIRVTSDLMYGTMFTDHFLEKKRTPEEQATDVLDVVFHGILTPAECRRRKLRGA, via the coding sequence ATGAAACAACTCTCGGCCCGGCGCGGCAGGCCGAAAGATTCGGCTTTAATCGAACGACGGCGCGATTCGATTCTCGCGGCCGCTTCCCGGATTTTTGCCGCCAAGGGTTACCCCGACACAGATATCCAGGAGATCGCCGACCGGAGTGGCGTGGCCAAGGGGACCGTATATCTCTATTTCTCGAGCAAGGAAGAACTGTTTCTGGCCACCGTCGATAGGGCCATGCGCAGCTTAAGCGAGCGAATCAGCGCGGCAACCGAAGCGATCGAAGACCCCATTGATCGACTGGAAATGGGCGTAAAAACCTACTTCGCACACTTTCGGGAGAATCCGGCTCACGCTGAGTTGTTGATCATCGAAAGAGCCGAATATCGCGATCGAAAGACGCCGACTTATATCGAACACAAACGCGTTAACTGCACCCGCTGGGAACCCATTTACGAGAGCCTGATCGAAATGGGACGAATTCGGCAGATGCCCGTCGACCGCATCATCCGGGTGACTTCCGATCTGATGTACGGCACAATGTTCACTGATCATTTTTTAGAGAAAAAACGCACGCCGGAAGAGCAGGCCACGGACGTTCTGGATGTGGTTTTTCATGGTATTTTGACGCCGGCCGAATGCCGGCGCCGAAAGCTTCGCGGCGCGTAA
- a CDS encoding acetylxylan esterase: protein MLIRLSACLWLLALNFGLQAAPQLKVSPDQKSGIYELGQKVTWKVSLKEGDKPLEGSIDYTVTKGGLTKLTSGTVELNQGEAKILSMRDDPGTLLLTVKYKPKDGGKELSALGGAVFAPEKIKASSPPPEDFEKFWKDQIDQLNNIGMNAQLERVDVGDKNVEYYKITLDNIRGIKIHGQLAKPTGKTNLPALLQVQWAGVYPLQKDWILGYARNGWLVLNISAHDLPIDEKEEFYKQKSNKELNDYPGIGNDDRNTSYFLPMFLSCWRAVDYLTQSPDWNKKTLVVQGGSQGGYQALVTAGFHPAVTAVAANVPAGCDHTGKAAGRAPGWPNWASRTWQKKDEKKMLEASRYFDVVNFAKNIKCPALIGIGLVDTVCPPEGAIAACNQIPGSKKVVIMPQADHGGDHKAYYEQFGPFLENQRKAAK from the coding sequence ATGCTAATCCGACTCTCCGCATGTCTTTGGCTATTGGCTTTGAATTTTGGACTGCAGGCCGCACCGCAGTTGAAGGTCAGCCCCGATCAGAAATCGGGAATCTATGAACTCGGACAGAAAGTCACCTGGAAGGTTTCCCTCAAAGAGGGGGATAAGCCACTTGAGGGCTCAATCGACTACACAGTTACCAAGGGGGGTTTGACTAAACTGACTTCTGGAACCGTCGAACTGAACCAAGGAGAAGCAAAGATTCTCTCCATGCGGGATGATCCCGGAACGCTACTACTGACCGTGAAATACAAGCCCAAGGACGGCGGCAAAGAATTGAGTGCGTTAGGCGGCGCCGTTTTCGCGCCGGAAAAGATCAAAGCGTCCTCTCCCCCGCCGGAAGACTTCGAGAAATTTTGGAAGGATCAGATCGATCAGCTGAACAACATTGGAATGAATGCTCAGTTGGAGCGAGTCGATGTCGGCGACAAGAACGTTGAGTATTACAAGATCACGCTGGATAATATCCGAGGCATCAAGATTCATGGTCAATTAGCGAAACCCACGGGAAAAACCAACCTGCCCGCACTTTTGCAGGTGCAATGGGCGGGAGTGTATCCCTTGCAGAAAGATTGGATTCTCGGTTACGCGCGAAACGGCTGGCTGGTTCTGAATATCTCGGCCCACGATCTACCGATCGATGAAAAGGAAGAGTTTTATAAGCAGAAATCGAATAAAGAGCTGAACGATTACCCGGGCATCGGCAACGACGACCGCAATACGAGCTATTTCTTGCCGATGTTTCTGAGTTGCTGGCGGGCCGTCGATTATCTGACCCAAAGTCCCGATTGGAACAAGAAAACTCTGGTCGTCCAGGGTGGAAGTCAGGGAGGATATCAGGCTCTGGTCACGGCAGGCTTTCACCCGGCCGTCACGGCGGTGGCCGCGAATGTCCCCGCCGGTTGCGATCATACAGGTAAGGCGGCGGGCCGTGCTCCCGGTTGGCCAAATTGGGCGAGCCGGACCTGGCAGAAGAAAGACGAGAAGAAGATGCTGGAGGCATCGCGGTATTTCGATGTCGTCAACTTCGCGAAAAATATCAAGTGCCCTGCCCTGATTGGCATCGGACTCGTCGATACGGTCTGTCCGCCCGAAGGGGCGATCGCGGCCTGCAATCAGATTCCGGGCAGCAAGAAAGTGGTGATCATGCCGCAGGCCGATCATGGCGGCGATCACAAAGCCTATTACGAGCAGTTTGGGCCGTTTTTGGAGAACCAGAGGAAGGCCGCGAAGTAA
- a CDS encoding MgtC/SapB family protein, translating to MHSWQFMLNIFLAILFGAAIGFERQWRHHTAGLRTNTLVSLGAAMFVSLSLLMDDKASPTRIASYIVSGLGFLGGGVILRDGMNVKGINTAATIWCTGAIGTLSGAGFLIEALTGTIAILFVNIGLRPVVAKIETRRRIAPDVETYYRVRIRCKGHHEAVVRMILLRHVGANERMSILSLATDESEKDGPMVVAEIYAVERNDRFMEDIIARVSIEPDVLGASWEKVQT from the coding sequence ATGCATTCCTGGCAGTTCATGCTGAATATTTTCCTGGCCATCCTTTTTGGAGCCGCAATTGGCTTCGAGCGCCAGTGGCGGCATCACACGGCCGGGTTGCGCACGAATACTCTCGTCTCACTCGGTGCGGCCATGTTCGTCTCCCTGTCGTTGCTGATGGACGACAAGGCCAGCCCGACCCGGATCGCTTCCTACATCGTCAGCGGCCTGGGATTTCTCGGTGGCGGCGTGATTCTCCGCGACGGCATGAACGTCAAAGGCATCAACACCGCAGCCACCATCTGGTGTACTGGAGCGATTGGTACACTCTCCGGGGCGGGATTTCTGATCGAGGCTCTGACCGGAACAATAGCAATTTTGTTTGTAAATATCGGACTGCGCCCGGTGGTGGCGAAGATTGAAACACGCCGTCGCATTGCCCCCGATGTGGAGACCTATTATCGCGTTCGCATTCGGTGTAAGGGGCATCACGAAGCGGTTGTGCGTATGATCCTGCTTCGCCATGTGGGAGCGAACGAACGGATGAGCATTCTGAGCCTGGCAACAGACGAGTCGGAGAAAGATGGTCCGATGGTCGTCGCCGAAATTTATGCGGTCGAACGAAACGATCGTTTCATGGAAGATATTATTGCCCGAGTGAGCATTGAACCGGATGTGCTGGGCGCCAGCTGGGAGAAGGTGCAGACGTGA